The following are from one region of the Klebsiella aerogenes genome:
- the gorA gene encoding glutathione-disulfide reductase → MSKHYDYLAIGGGSGGIASINRAAMYGQKCALIEAKELGGTCVNVGCVPKKVMWHAAQIREAIHLYGPDYGFDTTINHFDWNKLVASRSAYIDRIHTSYDNVLGKNKVDVIKGFARFIDAHTVEVNGETITADHILIATGGRPSHPNIPGVEYGIDSDGFFELPALPKRVAVVGAGYIAVELAGVINGLGAETHLFVRKHAPLRSFDPLIVETLVEVMNAEGPQLHTNAIPKAVVKNADGSLTLALEDGRSQTVDCLIWAIGREPATDNFNLAATGVKTNDKGYIVVDKFQNTNVPGIYAVGDNTGAVELTPVAVAAGRRLSERLFNNKPEEHLDYSNIPTVVFSHPPIGTVGLTEPQAREQYGDDAVKVYKSSFTAMYTAVTSHRQPCRMKLVCVGPEEKIVGIHGIGFGMDEMLQGFAVALKMGATKKDFDNTVAIHPTAAEEFVTMR, encoded by the coding sequence ATGAGCAAACATTATGATTACCTCGCCATCGGCGGCGGCAGCGGCGGTATCGCCTCGATTAACCGTGCGGCAATGTACGGTCAAAAGTGCGCGCTGATTGAAGCCAAAGAGCTGGGCGGCACCTGCGTCAACGTCGGCTGCGTGCCGAAAAAAGTCATGTGGCATGCGGCGCAGATTCGCGAAGCAATTCATCTGTATGGCCCGGATTACGGTTTCGATACCACGATCAACCATTTCGACTGGAATAAGCTGGTTGCCAGCCGCAGCGCCTATATCGACCGCATTCATACCTCTTACGACAACGTGCTGGGTAAGAATAAGGTTGATGTTATCAAAGGCTTCGCCCGCTTTATCGATGCTCACACCGTTGAAGTCAACGGCGAAACCATTACCGCCGATCATATTCTGATCGCCACCGGCGGCCGCCCGAGCCACCCGAACATTCCGGGCGTCGAATACGGTATTGATTCCGACGGTTTCTTCGAACTGCCAGCGCTGCCGAAGCGCGTGGCCGTAGTCGGCGCAGGCTATATCGCCGTTGAGCTGGCTGGCGTGATTAACGGCCTCGGTGCCGAAACGCACCTGTTCGTACGTAAACACGCGCCGCTGCGTAGCTTCGATCCGCTGATTGTCGAGACGCTGGTTGAAGTGATGAATGCCGAAGGCCCGCAGCTGCACACCAATGCAATCCCGAAAGCAGTGGTCAAGAATGCCGACGGCAGCCTGACCCTGGCGCTGGAAGATGGCCGCAGCCAGACCGTAGATTGCCTGATTTGGGCGATTGGCCGCGAACCGGCGACCGATAACTTCAATCTGGCGGCAACCGGCGTGAAAACCAACGATAAAGGCTATATCGTCGTCGATAAATTCCAGAACACCAACGTACCGGGAATTTACGCCGTCGGCGATAACACCGGCGCCGTTGAGCTGACTCCTGTTGCAGTAGCCGCGGGCCGTCGCCTGTCCGAACGCCTGTTTAACAACAAGCCGGAAGAGCATCTGGACTACAGCAACATCCCGACCGTGGTCTTCAGCCACCCGCCGATCGGCACCGTGGGCTTAACCGAGCCGCAGGCGCGCGAGCAGTACGGCGACGATGCCGTGAAGGTATATAAATCTTCCTTCACCGCGATGTATACCGCGGTGACCTCTCACCGCCAGCCGTGCCGGATGAAACTGGTTTGCGTCGGCCCGGAAGAGAAGATTGTCGGTATCCACGGTATTGGCTTCGGTATGGATGAGATGCTGCAGGGCTTCGCGGTCGCGTTGAAGATGGGCGCCACCAAAAAAGATTTCGACAACACTGTCGCTATCCACCCAACCGCGGCGGAAGAGTTCGTCACCATGCGTTAA
- a CDS encoding GNAT family protein, with translation MPELLTPRLRCSPLQIDDWSFFLSLQQDSQVMLYVADNRSIADIREAFDSRLPVWSPKAAHWLCLVVRDRQTHTPLGLTGYRHHDDDIAEVGFLFAPEAQGQGYGYESLHALCDYAFSVGGIRRLTASVTAGNQASKHLLQKAGFIQEGELRECYWLHGRWHNDWLFGLMRHDNR, from the coding sequence ATGCCCGAACTGCTTACGCCGCGGCTGCGCTGCTCGCCGCTGCAGATTGACGACTGGTCCTTTTTTCTTAGCCTGCAACAGGACTCGCAGGTCATGCTCTATGTTGCAGATAACCGCTCAATCGCCGATATCCGCGAAGCGTTTGATTCCCGTCTGCCGGTCTGGTCGCCCAAAGCGGCGCACTGGCTGTGCCTGGTGGTTCGCGACCGTCAGACCCATACCCCGCTGGGTCTGACCGGTTATCGCCACCACGATGACGATATCGCTGAAGTGGGCTTTCTTTTCGCCCCCGAGGCCCAGGGACAAGGCTACGGTTACGAATCGCTGCACGCGCTGTGCGATTACGCCTTTTCCGTTGGCGGCATCCGCCGTCTGACCGCCAGCGTGACCGCCGGAAATCAGGCTTCTAAGCATCTATTACAAAAAGCCGGTTTCATTCAGGAAGGGGAACTGCGTGAATGCTACTGGCTGCATGGCCGATGGCATAATGACTGGTTGTTCGGCCTGATGCGCCACGATAACCGATAA
- the yhjD gene encoding inner membrane protein YhjD, with amino-acid sequence MTPENDDRRPPQEPGQQPEKNKNPLAAINDSAVGQKANQALKSMTGTAAKVQRNPVIAHLLRAAERFNDRLGNQFGAAITYFSFLSMIPILMVSFAAAGFVLAWHPTLLQDIFDKILLNVSDPTLAATLKSTINTAVQQRTAVGLVGLLVALYSGINWMGNLREAIRAQSRDVWERTPQDQEKIWVKYFRDLISLIGLLVALVVTLSITSVAGSAQQMIISALYLDNIEWLKPAWRLIGLAISIFANYLLFFWIFWRLPRHRPRRKALFRGTLIAAIGFEIIKIVMTWTLPALVKSPSGAAFGSVLGLMAFFYFFARLTLFCAAWIATAEYKDDKRMPGKTHR; translated from the coding sequence ATGACGCCGGAAAACGACGATCGCCGCCCGCCACAGGAACCGGGCCAGCAGCCGGAGAAAAACAAAAACCCCCTTGCCGCTATCAATGACTCCGCCGTTGGGCAGAAAGCCAATCAGGCGCTAAAAAGCATGACCGGAACGGCGGCCAAAGTGCAGCGCAACCCGGTGATAGCGCACCTGCTGCGCGCCGCGGAACGCTTCAACGACAGACTTGGCAATCAGTTTGGCGCCGCTATTACCTATTTCTCGTTTTTGTCGATGATCCCCATTCTGATGGTCTCCTTCGCCGCCGCCGGTTTCGTGCTGGCCTGGCACCCCACGCTGTTGCAAGACATCTTCGATAAAATTCTGCTCAACGTCAGCGACCCGACGCTAGCGGCGACGTTAAAAAGCACCATCAATACCGCCGTGCAACAGCGTACTGCCGTTGGTCTCGTCGGCCTGCTGGTCGCGCTTTATTCCGGCATTAACTGGATGGGTAACCTGCGTGAAGCGATTCGCGCCCAGTCCCGCGATGTTTGGGAACGTACGCCGCAGGATCAGGAAAAAATCTGGGTAAAATACTTCCGCGATCTTATCTCGCTGATCGGCCTGCTGGTTGCGCTCGTGGTGACGCTATCCATCACCTCCGTCGCCGGATCCGCGCAGCAGATGATCATCTCCGCACTGTATCTTGATAATATCGAATGGCTGAAACCAGCCTGGCGGCTTATCGGTCTGGCCATCTCCATCTTCGCCAATTACCTGCTGTTTTTCTGGATCTTCTGGCGGTTACCGCGCCACCGTCCGCGCCGTAAAGCGCTATTCCGCGGCACGCTGATTGCGGCGATCGGCTTTGAGATAATCAAAATTGTGATGACCTGGACGCTCCCGGCGCTGGTGAAATCACCGTCCGGCGCCGCCTTCGGCTCGGTACTGGGGTTGATGGCCTTTTTCTATTTCTTCGCTCGCCTGA
- a CDS encoding alpha,alpha-trehalase translates to MFNQKLRDVDDDELRIENDPCYEADPYELKLDEMFDAEPEPEIIEGLPASDALTPADRYLELFTHVQKSRIFVDSKTFPDCAPKHDPLDILMRYRRVKRTPEFDLRQFVADNFWMPDNRADDYTSDPKLTLKEHIDTLWPVLTREPQDHIPWSSLLALPQSYIVPGGRFSETYYWDSYFTMLGLAESGRGDLLKCMADNFAWMIETYGHIPNGNRTYYLSRSQPPVFALMVELFEEDGVRGARRYLDHLKREHAFWMDGAESLIPNQAYRHVVRMPDGSLLNRYWDDRDTPRDESWREDVETAKHSGRPPNEVYRDLRAGAASGWDYSSRWLRDITRLASIRTTQFIPIDLNAFLFKLENTIANLSGLKGDRETETAFRHKANERRAAVTRYLWDEECGCFRDYDWRREQLALFSAASIVTLYVGMATHTQAERLADAVRARLLTPGGIMATEYDSGEQWDKPNGWAPLQWMAVQGFKMYGHDPLGDEIAQSWLQTVNHFYLKHHKLIEKYHIASSIPHEGGGGEYPLQDGFGWTNGVVRRLIGLYGEPQSS, encoded by the coding sequence ATGTTCAACCAGAAACTACGTGACGTTGATGACGACGAGTTGAGGATCGAAAACGATCCGTGCTACGAAGCCGATCCGTATGAGTTAAAACTGGATGAAATGTTCGACGCCGAACCGGAGCCGGAAATCATTGAAGGGTTACCAGCGTCGGATGCCCTGACCCCCGCCGACCGCTATCTCGAACTGTTTACCCATGTGCAGAAATCGCGCATCTTTGTCGATAGTAAAACCTTCCCCGATTGCGCGCCGAAACACGATCCGCTGGATATTCTGATGCGCTACCGGCGGGTGAAACGCACGCCGGAGTTCGATCTGCGCCAGTTCGTTGCAGACAACTTCTGGATGCCGGATAACCGCGCCGATGATTACACCTCCGACCCGAAGCTGACGCTGAAAGAACACATCGACACGCTATGGCCGGTATTGACCCGCGAGCCGCAGGATCATATCCCATGGTCGTCACTGCTGGCGCTGCCGCAGTCGTATATCGTCCCCGGCGGGCGGTTTAGTGAGACCTACTATTGGGACTCCTACTTCACCATGCTGGGGCTGGCGGAAAGTGGCCGCGGCGATCTGCTGAAGTGTATGGCCGACAACTTCGCATGGATGATTGAAACCTATGGCCATATTCCCAACGGCAACCGCACCTACTATCTCAGCCGCTCTCAGCCGCCGGTGTTCGCCCTGATGGTTGAGTTGTTCGAAGAGGATGGCGTGCGCGGCGCGCGGCGTTATCTCGACCATCTTAAGCGGGAGCACGCCTTCTGGATGGACGGCGCGGAGTCGCTCATTCCCAATCAGGCCTATCGTCACGTCGTACGCATGCCCGACGGTTCACTCCTCAACCGCTACTGGGACGATCGTGATACGCCACGCGACGAATCCTGGCGGGAAGACGTGGAAACAGCGAAACATTCCGGCCGCCCGCCTAATGAGGTGTATCGCGACTTGCGCGCTGGCGCGGCCTCCGGGTGGGATTACTCCAGCCGCTGGCTGCGCGACATCACCCGGTTGGCGAGCATCCGCACTACCCAGTTTATCCCTATCGACCTCAACGCTTTTTTGTTCAAGCTGGAAAATACCATCGCCAATCTTTCCGGCCTGAAGGGCGATCGCGAGACCGAAACGGCATTCCGTCATAAAGCGAACGAGCGCCGGGCGGCGGTCACACGCTATCTGTGGGATGAAGAGTGCGGCTGTTTTCGCGATTATGACTGGCGCCGCGAGCAGCTGGCGCTATTCTCCGCCGCCAGCATCGTGACGCTGTACGTCGGTATGGCGACCCATACGCAGGCCGAACGGCTGGCGGATGCCGTGCGGGCGCGCCTGTTGACCCCCGGCGGTATTATGGCCACGGAATATGACAGCGGTGAGCAGTGGGATAAGCCCAACGGTTGGGCGCCGCTGCAGTGGATGGCGGTTCAGGGATTCAAAATGTACGGCCACGATCCGCTCGGCGATGAAATCGCCCAGAGCTGGCTGCAGACGGTGAACCATTTCTATCTCAAACACCATAAGTTGATTGAGAAATACCATATTGCCAGCAGCATCCCGCACGAAGGCGGCGGCGGCGAGTATCCTCTGCAGGACGGCTTTGGCTGGACCAACGGCGTGGTGCGGCGGCTTATCGGCCTGTACGGCGAGCCGCAATCATCATAA
- a CDS encoding iron-containing alcohol dehydrogenase: protein MVTSFNILMPGNIRFGRGQARSAAPWLAQYNTPVLLVHGATPSRAEFLLHELKALHLTVITLAIAQEPTLSDIERGIQLAREHGVGAVVSLGGGAAIDAGKAIAALVPATGPVIEYLEVVGTGRLLETHPLPFVAIPTTSGTGAEVTKNAVINVPLQQRKVSLRDDRMLPLLAIIDPSLTDNAPRAVTLGSGLDALTQVIEPWLCTRATPFTDALCREAIPRGIAALKTLMEKECPDSRDELAWVSLCGGLALANAGLGVVHGLAGPLGGLSDASHGALCGCLLPFGLELNESLATHQALRQRFLEVRQWIAAGLGVSPDVAWQSLREWSQRAGLGNLRDLGVPRDALEPAALAASASSSMKANPVALDSEQLLEMLEAAWE from the coding sequence ATGGTCACTTCCTTCAACATTTTGATGCCAGGAAATATTCGCTTTGGCCGCGGGCAAGCCCGCAGCGCGGCGCCGTGGCTGGCGCAATATAACACCCCGGTGCTGCTGGTTCACGGTGCAACCCCGAGCCGTGCGGAATTTTTACTTCACGAACTGAAAGCGCTTCATCTCACGGTCATCACCCTTGCTATCGCCCAGGAACCGACGTTGAGCGATATCGAACGCGGCATACAGCTGGCGCGTGAACATGGCGTCGGCGCGGTAGTGAGCCTCGGCGGCGGTGCGGCGATCGATGCCGGTAAAGCCATTGCCGCGCTGGTTCCTGCGACGGGACCGGTCATTGAGTATCTGGAAGTGGTCGGCACAGGGCGCCTACTGGAAACCCATCCGCTGCCGTTTGTCGCCATTCCGACAACCTCCGGCACTGGCGCGGAAGTGACCAAAAACGCGGTCATCAACGTGCCGCTGCAGCAGCGCAAGGTCAGCCTGCGCGACGATCGCATGCTGCCGCTGTTGGCGATTATCGACCCATCGTTAACCGACAACGCCCCGCGTGCGGTCACTCTCGGTTCCGGTCTGGATGCCTTAACCCAGGTGATCGAACCCTGGCTATGTACCCGCGCCACCCCCTTCACCGACGCCCTGTGCCGCGAGGCGATTCCACGCGGCATCGCGGCGTTAAAAACGCTGATGGAAAAAGAGTGCCCGGACAGCCGCGACGAGCTGGCATGGGTCAGCCTCTGCGGCGGGCTAGCGCTGGCCAACGCCGGGCTGGGCGTAGTCCATGGTCTGGCGGGGCCGCTTGGCGGATTAAGCGACGCTTCCCACGGCGCGCTCTGCGGCTGCCTGCTGCCCTTTGGCCTTGAGCTTAATGAATCACTGGCGACGCATCAGGCGCTCCGCCAGCGTTTCCTCGAAGTACGCCAGTGGATTGCCGCCGGCCTCGGCGTCTCGCCGGATGTCGCCTGGCAAAGCCTGCGCGAATGGAGCCAACGCGCGGGGCTTGGCAATTTACGCGACCTCGGCGTACCACGCGACGCGCTGGAACCTGCGGCGCTGGCCGCCAGCGCTTCATCCTCGATGAAAGCCAACCCGGTGGCGCTGGACTCGGAACAGCTGCTGGAGATGCTGGAAGCCGCCTGGGAGTAA
- a CDS encoding serine hydrolase codes for MSPPSNETSLVGQNGQRLSVDTFVTHYMREKQVSGMVVAIIHHNGPAEFHCYGVTDNKQRYPITPQTLFALGSLSKGVTAEVVTMLVNEGRLHWQDTLQTLLPPGTALSEDARRITLLQLVTHTSGLPRQPMNLLSLEHLLVYLNNGENFYHELDADGVLSYLSTFNAPLEREPSYSNLGYAILGYLLTYQTGESIDTLASRMIFRPLAMGNTSFLPQTLRAYPRRALGHVGDQPKFKPRGALTPDWQFSHNMVGAASLYSDAGDLIEYARAHFEPTGHAALDQAFKDVSVDYYPRQIEAANIAWVTDTFGKQQLTYQVGYIGGYSSYIGFDKANQNAVVVLQNSFNWSNYVGHHILRNLAPQQ; via the coding sequence ATGAGCCCGCCCAGCAATGAAACCAGTCTGGTGGGGCAAAATGGGCAGCGGCTTTCTGTCGACACTTTTGTGACCCATTACATGCGCGAGAAGCAGGTCAGCGGCATGGTGGTGGCGATCATTCACCATAACGGCCCGGCTGAGTTTCATTGCTACGGCGTGACCGACAATAAGCAGCGCTACCCGATTACCCCGCAAACGTTATTCGCCCTGGGATCGTTGAGCAAAGGCGTGACCGCCGAAGTGGTGACGATGCTGGTCAACGAAGGGCGTTTGCACTGGCAAGATACGCTGCAAACCCTGCTGCCGCCGGGAACTGCCCTGAGCGAGGATGCCCGCAGGATCACCTTGTTACAGTTGGTGACTCACACTTCCGGTCTGCCGCGTCAGCCGATGAATCTACTGTCGCTGGAACACTTGCTGGTCTATCTCAATAACGGTGAAAACTTCTATCACGAGCTTGATGCCGACGGCGTGCTCAGTTACCTGAGTACCTTCAACGCGCCGCTGGAACGTGAACCGAGCTACTCTAACCTGGGCTATGCGATCCTCGGCTACCTCCTTACATACCAAACCGGCGAATCGATAGATACGCTGGCCTCGCGCATGATTTTTCGCCCGCTGGCGATGGGGAATACCAGTTTCCTGCCGCAGACGCTGCGCGCTTATCCACGGCGTGCGTTAGGACATGTTGGCGATCAGCCGAAGTTTAAACCTCGCGGTGCGCTGACGCCGGACTGGCAGTTCAGTCATAACATGGTTGGCGCCGCGAGTTTGTATAGCGATGCCGGCGACTTGATTGAGTATGCCCGCGCCCACTTCGAACCTACTGGCCACGCGGCGCTGGATCAGGCATTCAAAGACGTTAGTGTTGATTATTATCCGCGACAGATCGAAGCGGCGAATATCGCCTGGGTGACCGACACGTTCGGTAAGCAGCAATTAACCTATCAGGTGGGGTATATCGGCGGCTATTCAAGCTATATCGGCTTTGATAAAGCGAATCAGAATGCGGTGGTGGTGCTGCAAAACAGCTTTAACTGGAGCAACTACGTCGGCCATCATATCCTGCGCAATTTGGCGCCGCAGCAATAA
- a CDS encoding LysR family transcriptional regulator, translated as MDKIHAMQLFIRVAELESFSRAADTLRLPKGSVSRQIQALESHLGARLLHRTTRRVQLTQDGMVYYERAKDLLSNLDDLDSMFQSDPSSISGRLRVDMPVSVAKKLVIPQLPAFLQQYPGIEVELSSSDRLVDVVREGFDCVIRVGTLKDSGLIARPLGKLTQINCASPHYLARFGYPETLDDLADHALIHYANNLGARQLGFEVVSDGAVRWVKTGGVLTVNSTETYQAACLAGLGIIQVPRTGVRDALRTGELVEILPQYRAEPLPVSLIYPHRRNLSRRVHLFMEWLGGLMKGYVD; from the coding sequence ATGGATAAAATTCACGCAATGCAGCTGTTTATCCGCGTCGCGGAACTGGAGAGTTTTTCCCGCGCCGCCGATACCCTCAGGCTGCCGAAAGGCAGCGTATCGCGGCAGATCCAGGCGTTGGAAAGCCACCTTGGCGCTCGCCTGCTTCACCGCACGACGCGCCGGGTACAGTTAACCCAGGACGGCATGGTCTACTACGAACGCGCCAAAGACCTGTTAAGCAATCTTGATGATCTGGACAGCATGTTCCAGAGCGATCCGTCGAGTATTAGCGGCCGCCTGCGCGTCGATATGCCGGTCAGCGTCGCCAAAAAACTGGTCATCCCGCAGCTTCCCGCCTTTTTACAGCAATATCCCGGCATTGAAGTCGAGCTCAGCAGCAGCGACCGGCTGGTTGATGTGGTGCGCGAAGGATTTGACTGCGTGATCCGCGTCGGTACGTTGAAAGACTCGGGGCTAATTGCCCGACCACTTGGCAAACTCACGCAGATTAACTGCGCCAGTCCGCACTATCTGGCGCGTTTTGGCTACCCGGAAACCCTCGACGATCTGGCGGATCATGCTCTGATCCACTACGCCAATAACCTCGGCGCGCGGCAACTGGGTTTTGAGGTGGTCAGCGACGGCGCCGTTCGCTGGGTGAAAACCGGCGGCGTACTCACCGTTAACAGCACTGAGACCTATCAGGCCGCCTGCCTGGCCGGGCTCGGCATTATTCAGGTGCCGCGTACCGGCGTACGCGACGCGCTGCGTACCGGCGAGCTGGTTGAGATCCTGCCGCAGTATCGCGCCGAACCCCTGCCGGTGTCGCTCATCTATCCCCATCGGCGCAATCTTTCCCGCCGCGTGCATCTGTTTATGGAGTGGTTGGGCGGCTTGATGAAAGGTTATGTCGATTGA
- a CDS encoding SDR family oxidoreductase: MTSRIALVTGGSRGLGKNAALKLAARGTDIILTYHSNQQAALDVVREIEQKGRKAAALPLNVGDTASFADFVQQVAHCLQNAWQRDSFDYLLNNAGIGLHVPFSETSEAQFDELVNIQFKGPFFLTQRLLPLIQDGGRILNVSSGLARFALPGYSAYAAMKGAMEVLTRYQAKELGGRGISVNIIAPGAIETDFGGGVVRDNAQLNQHIAAQTALGRVGLPDDIGDAIAALLSDDLGWMNAQRVEVSGGMFL; this comes from the coding sequence ATGACATCACGTATCGCTTTAGTGACCGGCGGCAGCCGTGGTTTGGGGAAAAACGCGGCGCTGAAGCTGGCGGCCAGGGGAACCGATATTATTCTGACCTACCACAGCAACCAGCAGGCCGCGCTGGATGTTGTACGCGAAATTGAGCAAAAAGGGAGAAAAGCCGCCGCATTACCGCTGAACGTCGGCGATACTGCAAGCTTTGCCGATTTTGTGCAACAGGTGGCGCATTGCCTGCAGAATGCGTGGCAGCGCGATAGCTTCGATTATTTATTGAACAATGCCGGGATCGGTTTGCATGTGCCGTTTAGCGAGACCAGCGAAGCCCAGTTTGATGAACTGGTGAACATCCAGTTTAAGGGGCCATTCTTCCTCACCCAACGCCTGCTGCCGTTAATTCAAGACGGCGGACGTATCCTGAATGTGTCCAGCGGGTTGGCGCGTTTTGCACTGCCGGGCTATTCCGCCTATGCGGCGATGAAAGGCGCGATGGAAGTATTAACCCGTTATCAGGCGAAAGAGCTTGGCGGACGCGGGATTTCGGTCAACATCATTGCCCCTGGGGCGATTGAGACCGACTTCGGCGGCGGCGTGGTACGAGATAATGCACAGCTCAACCAGCATATCGCCGCCCAGACGGCGCTGGGACGCGTCGGTCTGCCTGATGACATCGGCGATGCCATTGCCGCGCTACTGAGTGACGATCTCGGCTGGATGAATGCCCAGCGCGTTGAGGTCTCCGGCGGGATGTTCTTATAA